From the Paraflavitalea soli genome, the window ACATTGTCCACAATATGTCGCCCGGCCGAATCGCCGTACACCCATATCCTGCCACTACCTGCGGGTGTTTCCACATAGGTAAGTGCCGGTACCGTTGCCTGCACACCATTGCCTTCTACCCGGTAAAATTGTTTACCGGCACGTACTTCATTGCTAATGGTTACCGCATCGGTACCTGCCGACAAAGCGATCCTACCGCCTTTATCAGCAGCAAGTGGTTGACGTCCGAGCACCTGGAAACCCGGCACCTGTTGAGCTACCACACCTGCCGCTGATAACAATCCTGCCAGCAGGAGGACACAATAGCGTATGATATTTACTGTTTTCATCACTGATCGTTTATAATAATATGTTGATTGAATGTCAGTCTTCTCCCCTCGTTGCGTCAATGCCTTTCGCTCGAAGCTCGAAGCTCATAGCTCACAGCTCACAGCTTTTCTTCCTCCAGCATAAAGCCCAGCACCGTTGTCGCCTTCGCATACACGATGATCGTACCCTTCGCACCAGGCCTTAACCGCCCTATAGGTCCATTTACTTCCTGTAGCGCTAATTTCAGCGCCTTGTTGGCCTGCGCCAGTTCGGCCGGCTGCAATGCGATCGGTGCGCCGCCCAGGCTAGTCAGTGTCAATACCGGGTTGATGATATCCGTATTCCCGGTGTTGGCAAACTGTACCTGGATGCTCAATACATTCGAAGGCCTTGTATTGGGCGGTGTCACTACATTCGTTTCCAGGCCGGCGCCCGAGCCTGCTACGATCCTAAAGCCCCCTGCCAGCACCGCTGTATCCCCTGCCTCATTTTCTGCTACCACATCATACACACCGGCAGCAGCGCCTTCCAGGTCGAATTGGGCAAACAGACTCACCGGGTTGCTCACCGTTATCCTATCCGCCTCAATGCTGGCTCCGTTATTGCGCAGTCGCACGCTCTTCACCGTACCTAGCTTCGAACCTTTAACCTGCACCGTCACCTGCCCCGTATTGCCACCTTCGGCAGCATCTACCAACCTCACCTCGAAGTGTAGTATCTCTGCCAGCAGGCCGATGGGCTGTACTGTATTGGGTGTTGTTTTGCCATATACCAGCAGGTAATAAGTACCCGCCTCCAATGCCGGGACCGTTATCTCCTGGTTGGCTTTGAAAGGTTCACCAAAAGCATAGTCATGTACCGCCCGCGTAGGCATTTCTCCCCGGCGCAGGAACAATTCATTGTTAGCATGTGCCGTATCCCCTTGCAAGGTCACCAGCAAAGATTCACCAGCCAGTGAATCAGGAATTTCTATGCGGTAGTATACCTCTTTATTATCGGGCAGAGACTGTTGCTTTTGTACGTGCAGCGGTAACTCATCAACCGTTACTTTCATCACCTGCCCAGAAGGAGTGATATTGTTATTGTCATTGATCTCTACTATATTATTCAGGATATCCGCATGGATGAGTACATGGTAATCGCGCAGCGAAGCACCCTTTAAGCTTATCTTTTGACTCCTGGCCAGTGTAGCATTGGGCGCCAGGTTGATCTTTGAAGGGATCGAAGCAACCAGTATATCCTGCGCATCTTTGGAAGTATCTGTAGAAAGATAAATACCCTCCTGCAAATAGCCCCTCGAAGGATTTGTACCCTTGTTTTGTAAGGTCCATTGTACCATTACCTCTCCGCCTGCCATCGCCATTTCAGGCACTTCTATATCCGTCACCACCAGGTCAGATAATTCATCCTTAATGATCGTGATCAGCGCCGTTGAGATATTTTCTTCCGCACCGTGTTCATACACGTTGTTGTTTACATCCGATCTGAAGATCAGCACATGGTTGCCCAGGTCATTCTGTGGCAGAAAAACCTCCAGACTGTCGTGGTATTCCCCACCAGCGGCCAATACCCCGGCCCGGTTATAAGTACCTATTACCCGGTCATCTTTATCCCACAACACATCTTTTGATAAATACACCCGTTCTGTCCAGTTGCCGGCAGCTGTGATACCAGCACCACTGTTCTTCACCTTCCATTTAACTTTGATTGGCTGACCGGCAAAACCTTCCTCAGGTGTAGTAAAAGAACTGACCACGAGGTCGGCAGGCGGAGTCAATTCTATGCCGATGGGAACGGGATCATTATTACCGCCTCCGGCTTTTCTTACCATGCCATAATTATTGGTTGTATCAGCATCATAGTTCACATGCTGTCCATCTGTCACCAGCAACAAATAATAGTTGCCTGATACACCATTGGGCAATACAAAGTTTTGCTCGTCGATGTATCCCGTGCCTGCAGGCAGGTTGCCCCGGTGGGTGAACGCCTTTACCAGTTGGTCATCTTTATCAAACACCGTATCAGCAGACAGGTACAGCGCGTCACTCCATTCGTTTTCCAAAGTGATCGCTTCCCCCTCGTTCTTCACCGACCATTTCACCGCAATAGCATTACCTGATTTACCCGTTGCAGGCGCTGTAACCGAAGTCACCACCAGGTCTACCGGTGGATATTTATGTACATACAGCTTATTGCTCCTGCCTGTATTATTGGTAGTATCGCTATGCTCATACACCGTCTTTTCCGCATTGGTAAATACGTATACATAATAATCGGCCCCTCCGATATTGCCCGGCAGCCTGATGGGCGTCTCTACCTGGTAGGTACCGTCTTTACCAATATTTCTTTTTTGAGGAATATCCCGGATGAAGATGCTGGCTGCTGCATCCCATACCGGCTTCAGTGAGATATAGACCTTATCCTTCCACGTGCTGTCATTTGTAGCTTTATTGCCTTTGTTGATCACCGTGTAGGAGATAATCGTAGCATCGGCAGCAGCAGCCGTATCCTTTGCCTTTACCTGGCTCACCTGCAGATCGGCCCAGGGACCTAATGTGATGGCTACAGGCGCCGTACTGCGGCGTATATTATTATCACCGCCTGTTTCATACACCGTATCCTTATAATCGGTTTGTACGTATATATAGTAATTGCCGGCCATTCCATCGGGCAACAACACAGTAGCGTGCTGCAGCGTATCATCTCCGGCAGCTACTACGCCTGTTTGATACACCACTTCTTTCAATACTTTGCTATTGGCCTCATTCCAGGTAGCACTGGCCGACAGCAATATCCGGTCTGTAATTTTTGTATTCTTCAGCGCACCATTGCCATTGTTTTTGAGCGTCCATGCCAGCGCCATCGTATTGCCTGAAGTACCTGTTGCAGGCGCTGTGATAGCACCTACCACCAGGTCAGCCGCAGTAATATGCAAGGGCTGCACCGAACTGCCTGTATTGTTATCATCGGAAGTGTACTCATATATTCTTTTTGTAGCATCGGCTTGTACGATCACATAATAGTCACCCGTAATTTTTGCAGGCAGTACAAATTCAATAAAGGTGTTGTAGCCCTCTCCCGGCGCCAACGCCATACGGCTGGTTGCTGTACCTAATGCGATCGCCGTTTTATCATTGAATGTTTTTGTGGGCGACAGGAATACATCATCCCGCCAGTAGTTTCCTCCTGTAGTGGAGCCGCCACCATTTTCTACCCGCCAGCTGATGGATACCTTTTCTCCGCTAACCGCCGTAGCCGGTATTTCTACCTTCGGCACTACCAGGTCTACCGGTGGTGTAAGAATAATATTCACCACTTCACTCCTGCCTGTATTATTGTTTTCCGCAGCATGCTCATATACCCTGTCCGACTCATCCGTCACCACAAACACATAATAGTTGCCAAATACCGTATCGGGTATCTTTACCGTGGCCGTTTTGGTATAGCTCGCGCCATCATTCAGGTCATTCGCTTCACGGTAGATACCCAGCCTGATCGCATCCACCAGGTTCAATACCGGCTCTTTCGACAGGTAAATATTATCCCACCACACTTTTCCAGTCACCTTACCCGTGCCTGCATTTTTTACCGTCCATAGTATCTCTACCGGCTGGCCTGAGAAGGCATTATTGGGAGGCGTCACCTGGGTTACCTGCAGATCGGGAGGCGGAGTGAGCTGTATATTGGTCGTACTGGCACTGATGCCCGTATTGTTTGTTTCATTACTTTCCGGGAAAGCATGGAAAGCATTTGCCTCTATGAAAATATAATACTTGTTATTGATGCCATTGGGCAAGGTAAAAGTAGCGGTATTGCTATAGCTGCTGCCCGCACCCAGTTCACTGGTGTTTTGTGCGTAGGCAACTTCCAGGTCACGGTCATCCAGCACCTGGTCCAGCGACAGGTACACTTTATCCAGCCACTGCCGGTCGGCTGTTGCACCCGAACCAATATTCTTTACTTCCCATTTCACCGTAAGGGGCTGACCCGAAAACCCTCCCGGCGGCACCTGTATATTCCGCACGGTAAGGTCAGGCAATACACGCAGTCCAAATAGTTGCACCGGACTGTTTAAAATACCGCACTCCCCTTTTGCCACTATTTGCCATTGATAGTGCTTGCCATATTCCAGTTCACCATTGTAGTAAAGCGTATAACTGATGTCTGTAACATCCTGAATGAGCGGATTATCGGGTCTTACGCCATTTTCAGGCCATACATAGATATCGTAGCCGATCGCTTGTTCCACCGGGAACCAGGAGAAAGTAAGCGGAAAAGAAACATTCATATTGCCATCAGCAGGCAGCATTTTGGTGATCGCTCCCGTGAGTGGCTTATCGATCACCTCCACTGTCAATGTACGCACAGGCCCTTCGCCGCCGCAATTTCCTTTATAAGATACCGATACCGTATGCGTGCCTGGTGTAAGCCAGGTTACCGTAGCAAGCGTACCCTGGAATTCAATCCTTGCACCTGCGTCGACCGACCAGGTATAACTGGCTCCGGCAACATAAGGTACTTCGTAGGTTGATTTATAAGCAAGACAGCCTTTGGCATCACCGGTAATAGCGGCCGGTTGTTTGGCAGGCAGGCATAACTCCACATCTTTGAACACATCGGGCATAGTGCCATCTCCCTCCGCATACGCCCTCACCTTTACCAACCCTACTCCATCTGCTACCAGCACCGTATCATCTTCTATATAGGCCAGCCCTCCGATCACCTCATAATAGATCCGTTCACCACCGCTGGAAGTAGCCTGCAGTGGATAACGACCATC encodes:
- a CDS encoding CARDB domain-containing protein, whose product is MNTTLKAVAFFLFLLYLHGGPAAAQTSQRNAAFDAAYKVLKPQLIEKIKSKQQAISPNSSFKGNANLGQSLAASACFIPVDASYTALPRSNDGSTALINLPFTFNLYGTSYNQVYINTNGTISFLDPEESGFSAGLPGFVPLIAPFWADVDTRNPASGQVYYKITPTHLIVTWDGVGYDNRAADKLNTFQVVMGVPGDEILGPDHNLQLNYGDMQWASSYGFGQWGSTVGVDGGDILHYMQIGRFSENTSDYDGPGGNNDGINWLDNKCFAFDVSTLTNMPPRFDFGSPVRVINVRVGETVVTEAEFAAPEAGQMVSTIMEPSTICNLSFSATTGNVSKVKITITGAACNLGGAVFYVVAADNGNPQQSTTVPFVVIVTADAPELSFPVPEDEDGDGRYPLQATSSGGERIYYEVIGGLAYIEDDTVLVADGVGLVKVRAYAEGDGTMPDVFKDVELCLPAKQPAAITGDAKGCLAYKSTYEVPYVAGASYTWSVDAGARIEFQGTLATVTWLTPGTHTVSVSYKGNCGGEGPVRTLTVEVIDKPLTGAITKMLPADGNMNVSFPLTFSWFPVEQAIGYDIYVWPENGVRPDNPLIQDVTDISYTLYYNGELEYGKHYQWQIVAKGECGILNSPVQLFGLRVLPDLTVRNIQVPPGGFSGQPLTVKWEVKNIGSGATADRQWLDKVYLSLDQVLDDRDLEVAYAQNTSELGAGSSYSNTATFTLPNGINNKYYIFIEANAFHAFPESNETNNTGISASTTNIQLTPPPDLQVTQVTPPNNAFSGQPVEILWTVKNAGTGKVTGKVWWDNIYLSKEPVLNLVDAIRLGIYREANDLNDGASYTKTATVKIPDTVFGNYYVFVVTDESDRVYEHAAENNNTGRSEVVNIILTPPVDLVVPKVEIPATAVSGEKVSISWRVENGGGSTTGGNYWRDDVFLSPTKTFNDKTAIALGTATSRMALAPGEGYNTFIEFVLPAKITGDYYVIVQADATKRIYEYTSDDNNTGSSVQPLHITAADLVVGAITAPATGTSGNTMALAWTLKNNGNGALKNTKITDRILLSASATWNEANSKVLKEVVYQTGVVAAGDDTLQHATVLLPDGMAGNYYIYVQTDYKDTVYETGGDNNIRRSTAPVAITLGPWADLQVSQVKAKDTAAAADATIISYTVINKGNKATNDSTWKDKVYISLKPVWDAAASIFIRDIPQKRNIGKDGTYQVETPIRLPGNIGGADYYVYVFTNAEKTVYEHSDTTNNTGRSNKLYVHKYPPVDLVVTSVTAPATGKSGNAIAVKWSVKNEGEAITLENEWSDALYLSADTVFDKDDQLVKAFTHRGNLPAGTGYIDEQNFVLPNGVSGNYYLLLVTDGQHVNYDADTTNNYGMVRKAGGGNNDPVPIGIELTPPADLVVSSFTTPEEGFAGQPIKVKWKVKNSGAGITAAGNWTERVYLSKDVLWDKDDRVIGTYNRAGVLAAGGEYHDSLEVFLPQNDLGNHVLIFRSDVNNNVYEHGAEENISTALITIIKDELSDLVVTDIEVPEMAMAGGEVMVQWTLQNKGTNPSRGYLQEGIYLSTDTSKDAQDILVASIPSKINLAPNATLARSQKISLKGASLRDYHVLIHADILNNIVEINDNNNITPSGQVMKVTVDELPLHVQKQQSLPDNKEVYYRIEIPDSLAGESLLVTLQGDTAHANNELFLRRGEMPTRAVHDYAFGEPFKANQEITVPALEAGTYYLLVYGKTTPNTVQPIGLLAEILHFEVRLVDAAEGGNTGQVTVQVKGSKLGTVKSVRLRNNGASIEADRITVSNPVSLFAQFDLEGAAAGVYDVVAENEAGDTAVLAGGFRIVAGSGAGLETNVVTPPNTRPSNVLSIQVQFANTGNTDIINPVLTLTSLGGAPIALQPAELAQANKALKLALQEVNGPIGRLRPGAKGTIIVYAKATTVLGFMLEEEKL